One region of Sulfurisphaera ohwakuensis genomic DNA includes:
- the sufC gene encoding Fe-S cluster assembly ATPase SufC: MTTLKIENLHVTVEGKEILKGVSLTINSGEIHVLMGPNGSGKTSLSLAIMGHPKYKITEGKILLDNEDITNLETHEKVKKGLFLAFQNPIEISGVKLSTLLVAEYNRIYGSSQSPLQVISYVKELSKTVGVSDSLLNRGVFEGFSGGEKKRTEILQMLLMKPKIAILDEPDSGVDVDGLRAIAEAIVKLRNENNTGYLIITHYRRILDHVKADKVHVLYRGKIVASGGMELAKFIDEKGYEGILK; encoded by the coding sequence ATGACAACTTTAAAAATCGAAAATCTTCACGTAACAGTAGAAGGTAAAGAAATACTCAAAGGTGTTTCGCTAACTATAAACTCTGGAGAGATACATGTATTAATGGGACCTAACGGAAGTGGAAAGACCTCACTATCACTGGCTATAATGGGACATCCTAAATATAAAATCACTGAAGGCAAAATCTTACTAGATAATGAAGATATAACAAATCTTGAAACACATGAAAAAGTCAAAAAAGGATTATTCTTAGCATTTCAAAATCCCATAGAAATAAGCGGAGTAAAACTTTCTACCTTACTAGTAGCGGAGTATAACAGAATTTACGGTTCATCACAATCCCCGCTACAAGTTATAAGTTATGTAAAAGAACTAAGTAAAACTGTAGGAGTAAGTGACTCCTTATTAAACAGAGGTGTTTTTGAAGGATTTAGTGGTGGAGAAAAAAAGAGAACAGAAATTCTACAAATGTTATTAATGAAACCTAAAATAGCAATACTCGATGAGCCAGATTCAGGTGTTGATGTTGATGGTCTTAGAGCTATTGCTGAAGCTATAGTAAAACTTAGAAATGAGAATAATACTGGATACTTGATAATAACTCATTATAGAAGGATTCTTGACCATGTGAAAGCTGATAAAGTTCATGTACTTTATAGAGGTAAAATAGTAGCTTCTGGTGGGATGGAATTAGCTAAATTTATAGATGAAAAAGGGTATGAAGGAATATTGAAATAA
- the gcvH gene encoding glycine cleavage system protein GcvH, producing MSEIIVGGKYKVLKDRYYSETDEWILVKENIAIVGITDYAQKKLRDIVGVELPEIDKEVKANDPVAVVESVKAAADIYSPLSGKVIETNQKLTESPELINKDPYGEGWIFKLEISDRNEIEKLLSPEKYSELIKQREGL from the coding sequence ATGTCAGAAATTATAGTTGGTGGAAAATATAAAGTATTAAAAGATAGGTATTATTCAGAAACAGATGAGTGGATATTGGTTAAAGAAAACATAGCTATTGTGGGAATAACTGATTATGCACAGAAAAAACTACGTGATATCGTAGGTGTTGAATTACCAGAGATAGATAAAGAAGTTAAGGCTAATGATCCGGTTGCTGTTGTAGAATCCGTAAAAGCTGCTGCAGATATTTACTCTCCATTATCTGGAAAAGTAATAGAAACAAACCAAAAACTGACTGAGTCACCAGAACTAATAAATAAAGATCCTTATGGTGAAGGCTGGATATTTAAACTAGAGATAAGTGACAGAAACGAAATAGAAAAATTGTTAAGTCCGGAAAAGTATAGTGAATTAATAAAACAAAGAGAGGGATTATAA
- a CDS encoding AbrB/MazE/SpoVT family DNA-binding domain-containing protein: MSDETTRFSKDVETRKVQRLGSSSLFITLPKKWINKWGIKPGDKIIMEVSEDGTLRLVAEKIKLNSNKRSVKIDIDSFKQSMTTAIPCLYALGYDEIVFSSRKNLEHKEVEDVMNFSKQLVGIEVSEVTEDRIKLDCLLDTEKIGIESLLRRILNIIAKKVDDIIAILKGQNQSEVQSTIEDLRRVYLMLLRRSMGGRYNSERDTLRNFIIAVNSSILLRVYHVMQKLNEVIKKDEKLRNDQEINKKLIEVFQKINDLFDEIIMSILFPSIKRISNGFTLISQIKLALSQINTDNQILLSYMDDLLTMLEEALNNSSCSLFLEEAPWIERNLSS; encoded by the coding sequence TTGTCTGATGAAACAACAAGATTTTCAAAAGATGTAGAAACTAGGAAAGTTCAAAGACTGGGTTCTTCTTCTCTATTTATAACATTACCTAAAAAATGGATAAACAAATGGGGAATTAAACCAGGAGATAAAATAATTATGGAAGTATCTGAAGACGGCACTTTGCGTTTAGTTGCTGAAAAAATAAAATTAAACTCAAATAAAAGGTCTGTAAAAATCGATATTGATAGCTTCAAGCAATCAATGACTACAGCAATCCCTTGTTTATATGCACTAGGTTATGATGAAATAGTATTTTCTTCTAGGAAAAATTTGGAACATAAAGAAGTAGAAGATGTAATGAATTTCTCAAAGCAATTAGTGGGCATAGAAGTATCTGAAGTTACAGAAGACAGAATAAAACTAGATTGCTTATTAGATACTGAAAAAATAGGCATAGAATCTTTACTAAGGAGAATATTGAATATTATAGCAAAAAAAGTAGATGATATTATAGCTATTCTTAAAGGTCAGAATCAGTCAGAAGTACAATCTACAATAGAAGATCTTAGACGGGTATACCTTATGTTATTAAGAAGAAGTATGGGTGGAAGATATAATTCTGAAAGGGATACTCTGAGGAATTTCATTATAGCTGTAAATTCTTCTATATTGTTAAGAGTATACCACGTAATGCAAAAACTTAATGAAGTTATAAAAAAAGATGAAAAACTGAGAAATGACCAAGAAATAAATAAAAAATTAATAGAAGTATTTCAAAAAATAAACGATTTATTTGATGAAATAATAATGAGTATATTATTTCCAAGTATAAAGAGAATTTCTAACGGATTTACCCTAATATCACAAATTAAACTAGCATTATCACAAATAAATACAGATAATCAAATTCTCCTAAGTTATATGGATGATCTACTTACTATGTTAGAAGAAGCATTAAATAACTCTTCATGTTCATTATTCCTTGAAGAAGCCCCTTGGATAGAGAGAAATTTAAGCTCATAA
- the sufB gene encoding Fe-S cluster assembly protein SufB: protein MPEEKFSLDINEIINATIEAKNNNLSQSEFHKRVVESGLSKDVIVEISKLKKEPEWMLRLRLKSLELFEKLPTPNWLPDFLSELDVSKMEIYIKPDVERTSNWDEVPPEIRKYYEQLGIPQSEQQYLGGLVATFESESIYSNVKQELAKKGVIMMPPEEAIQKYPDIIKEYFTKIFPVSDHKFAALHGALWSGGVFVYVPKGVKITTPVEGFFIIGSEMEGQFEHTLIIADEGSYIHFIEGCSAPQFKKFSFHDGMVELYAKKNAYIKFTTVQNWSKNVINFNNKRAWADENSTVEWVEGSLGSKYSFVYPSTILRGRNASSTSLVVTLASGEGEWKDSGSKMIHAAPNTKSKVINKNIGFNGGVNIYRGLIRVNKGATGAKAFVKCDSLMLDEKTKAYTFPHNQVFEEDADVAHEAHTFRMNEDQLFYLMNRGIDEKESVSMLVLGFIDEIMKELPFEYATMLNKVIKLELDKLGAVA from the coding sequence ATGCCAGAAGAGAAATTCTCGCTTGATATTAACGAGATCATAAATGCCACAATAGAGGCTAAAAACAATAACCTTAGTCAAAGTGAATTTCATAAACGTGTAGTAGAGTCCGGGCTAAGCAAGGACGTAATCGTTGAAATTTCAAAACTTAAAAAAGAACCAGAATGGATGCTCAGATTAAGATTAAAAAGTTTAGAATTATTTGAAAAACTCCCAACTCCTAATTGGTTACCAGATTTCCTTTCCGAATTAGATGTTTCAAAAATGGAAATTTACATAAAGCCTGATGTAGAAAGAACATCAAATTGGGATGAAGTACCACCAGAAATTAGAAAATATTATGAACAATTAGGAATTCCTCAATCAGAACAACAATACTTAGGAGGTTTAGTTGCAACATTTGAATCAGAATCAATTTATTCTAATGTTAAACAAGAATTAGCTAAGAAAGGAGTAATAATGATGCCGCCAGAAGAAGCAATACAAAAATACCCAGACATAATAAAAGAATACTTCACAAAAATTTTCCCCGTTTCCGATCACAAATTCGCCGCACTTCATGGTGCCTTATGGAGTGGTGGAGTATTCGTATATGTACCAAAAGGTGTGAAAATAACCACACCAGTCGAAGGATTCTTCATAATAGGAAGTGAAATGGAAGGACAATTTGAGCACACCTTAATCATAGCAGATGAAGGTTCATATATACATTTCATTGAAGGATGCTCAGCACCACAATTTAAGAAATTCTCATTCCACGATGGTATGGTAGAATTATATGCAAAGAAAAACGCTTATATTAAATTTACAACAGTACAAAACTGGAGCAAAAATGTAATTAACTTTAATAATAAGAGGGCATGGGCAGATGAAAATTCAACAGTGGAATGGGTAGAAGGTTCTTTAGGATCAAAATATAGTTTCGTTTATCCATCAACAATATTAAGAGGAAGAAATGCCTCATCAACAAGTTTAGTAGTAACATTAGCCAGCGGTGAAGGAGAATGGAAGGACAGCGGATCAAAAATGATTCACGCAGCACCAAATACTAAGAGTAAAGTAATAAACAAGAACATAGGATTTAATGGCGGAGTAAACATATACAGAGGCTTAATAAGGGTTAACAAAGGAGCTACTGGTGCAAAAGCATTTGTAAAGTGTGATTCACTAATGCTTGATGAGAAAACAAAAGCATATACATTCCCACATAACCAAGTCTTTGAAGAAGATGCAGATGTAGCTCATGAAGCCCATACTTTCAGAATGAATGAAGATCAATTATTCTATTTAATGAATAGAGGTATAGACGAAAAGGAATCAGTTTCAATGCTAGTCTTAGGATTTATTGATGAGATTATGAAAGAACTACCATTTGAATATGCTACAATGCTGAATAAGGTTATTAAGTTAGAATTAGATAAACTAGGTGCAGTGGCATAA
- a CDS encoding Hsp20/alpha crystallin family protein, translated as MPAFKDLDELIKNLLKQEEEKFRRIQREIEEEIERELRRFSSPLYSVNETDEGYEYLIDVPKADLATLKVESRPRRLSISCKTKDGKEYRLNLSLPDDADPSTMDVSRVKWLLKVTIKKKKQ; from the coding sequence ATGCCAGCTTTTAAAGACTTAGATGAATTAATAAAGAACCTATTAAAACAAGAGGAAGAAAAATTTAGAAGAATACAAAGAGAAATAGAGGAAGAAATAGAAAGAGAACTAAGAAGATTTTCTTCACCATTATATAGTGTTAATGAAACCGATGAAGGATACGAATATCTCATAGATGTTCCTAAAGCTGATTTAGCTACATTAAAAGTTGAATCAAGACCAAGGAGATTATCTATTTCTTGTAAAACAAAGGATGGTAAAGAATATAGACTTAATTTAAGCTTACCAGATGATGCTGATCCTTCAACTATGGATGTTTCAAGAGTTAAATGGTTATTAAAAGTAACAATAAAGAAAAAGAAACAGTAG
- a CDS encoding proteasome assembly chaperone family protein, producing MSQYEIIEKYTPILSKPSYLIVGLPDAGLVGVIATEYLIERLKLKEFAEIYAPTILPPISHVQDGIAKSPIRLYHNHNMIVFHSWIAIPSSAINVISRIIVDVAKKYSISNIISITGLPIQDRLNAEKLNAYWIANDYNTAQDLQKLGLMEKFGDGYIAGPYAPLLIESHKNNLSNFVIVVESFLDLPDPEASAIALTILSKYIGFSISVDELLKEAEDIRDKIKGLMEQTKQELPTYASNRPMTYA from the coding sequence ATGAGCCAATACGAAATTATTGAAAAATATACTCCAATTTTATCTAAACCTTCTTATCTTATAGTTGGATTACCAGACGCTGGATTAGTTGGAGTGATAGCAACAGAGTATTTGATAGAAAGGTTAAAACTTAAAGAGTTTGCCGAAATTTACGCGCCAACTATTTTACCCCCAATTTCTCACGTTCAAGACGGAATAGCAAAATCCCCTATAAGACTCTATCATAACCATAATATGATAGTATTTCATTCATGGATAGCCATACCCTCATCTGCAATAAATGTAATAAGTAGGATTATAGTTGATGTTGCAAAAAAATATAGTATTTCAAATATTATATCAATAACAGGATTACCAATACAAGATAGGCTAAACGCTGAAAAATTAAATGCATATTGGATAGCAAATGATTATAATACAGCTCAAGATTTACAAAAACTTGGTCTTATGGAAAAATTTGGTGATGGTTATATAGCCGGTCCGTATGCTCCTTTGCTTATTGAATCACATAAAAATAATTTAAGTAATTTCGTTATTGTTGTTGAATCTTTTCTTGATCTACCAGATCCAGAAGCATCAGCAATAGCATTAACTATATTGAGTAAATATATAGGGTTCTCTATAAGTGTTGACGAATTACTAAAAGAAGCAGAAGATATTAGAGATAAAATTAAGGGATTAATGGAGCAGACAAAACAAGAATTACCGACTTATGCATCAAATAGACCAATGACATATGCGTGA